The following are from one region of the Chloroflexota bacterium genome:
- a CDS encoding hybrid sensor histidine kinase/response regulator, producing the protein MKWFRSSDGYAASRIEREWEYLKDESFWRLWALLSLCGVFPIALDRWLLQPHQVTPIALLLFAALIAGYGFSRINVRLGIVGLVAGVAIATWLATLWWPGPGAATLFLLPVSLATFALGWRAGVLVGIPMIAALLLRPLGVPLHVVTTESVAVIFLIGVTWALGWISEAPRLMILERLFVYYQRAHTLLEEAREHRLALNQANEDLAEAYAQLSRLYELLRASRMEAEEARRAKEEFVANVSHELRTPLNMIIGFSEMIAHSPSTYGSRLPKALLSDIGVIYRNAQHLAQLINDVLDLSQIEAGRFSLSREWTDLSCIIDEAAQAVAPLYRAKGLYLDVDLPSSLPAVYCDRLRARQVILNLLSNAGRFTETGGVTVGVTMDQDYVVIRVRDTGPGIRPEDQDRIFEPFQQLDGSTKRPHDGSGLGLSISRRLVELHGGKMWLESEPGVGTTFFFSLPLRPDEPSNGRVLSGAKRWVNPYAAHESRLRRSQVELPKPKPRFLIVERDPVLSRQAPVLFEGVDVVAVRDLEEAERELVEDPPEVLLINDARVMETRGLIRRLVDLPDRTVVVSCYIPGKMEACERLSVVDYLVKPVTRAALLAAAERVAPMRGSILIVEDDQTMARLIARQLASAGRGYRTLRAGDGANALALMRERQPDAVFLDLGLPDRDGYQVLEEKNADPRIRHIPVVIVSARDPWGEPVVASRLRVELTGGLSARDILMCAMGLSRSLAPAWPSRAPEPPEMPAG; encoded by the coding sequence ATGAAATGGTTTCGATCCTCCGATGGTTATGCCGCCAGCCGGATAGAGCGTGAGTGGGAGTATTTGAAGGATGAAAGCTTCTGGAGGCTTTGGGCGCTCCTCTCCCTCTGCGGAGTCTTCCCCATCGCTCTGGATCGCTGGCTCTTACAACCCCACCAGGTGACCCCGATCGCATTGCTCTTGTTCGCTGCCCTGATCGCTGGCTATGGCTTCTCTCGCATCAACGTCCGCCTGGGCATCGTGGGGCTGGTTGCAGGCGTCGCGATAGCCACCTGGCTGGCGACGCTCTGGTGGCCGGGGCCGGGGGCTGCCACTTTGTTCCTCCTGCCGGTCAGTTTGGCGACCTTTGCTCTGGGATGGCGGGCGGGTGTACTGGTGGGCATCCCCATGATCGCCGCCCTCCTGCTGCGGCCGCTGGGAGTCCCGCTGCATGTGGTCACAACGGAAAGTGTGGCCGTGATCTTTCTGATTGGGGTCACGTGGGCGTTGGGATGGATCAGCGAGGCCCCCCGGTTGATGATCCTCGAGCGACTGTTCGTGTACTATCAGCGGGCGCACACCCTGTTGGAGGAGGCTCGCGAGCACAGATTGGCCTTGAATCAGGCCAACGAGGACCTGGCCGAGGCGTATGCCCAACTGAGCCGCCTGTACGAGCTACTGCGGGCCAGCCGGATGGAGGCCGAGGAGGCCCGACGGGCCAAGGAGGAGTTCGTCGCCAACGTCAGCCATGAGCTGCGCACCCCGCTCAACATGATCATCGGCTTCAGCGAGATGATCGCCCATTCCCCTTCGACTTATGGGTCCCGGCTGCCCAAGGCCCTGCTGTCGGACATCGGGGTGATCTATCGGAACGCGCAGCACCTGGCCCAATTGATCAACGATGTGCTGGATTTGAGCCAGATCGAGGCGGGGCGCTTCAGCTTGAGCCGGGAGTGGACGGACCTCTCCTGCATCATCGATGAGGCTGCCCAGGCGGTGGCGCCGCTCTATCGCGCAAAGGGGCTTTATCTCGATGTGGACCTGCCGTCGAGCCTGCCGGCGGTGTATTGCGATCGACTGCGCGCTCGTCAGGTGATCCTGAACCTCCTCAGCAACGCGGGGCGCTTCACCGAGACGGGCGGCGTCACCGTCGGCGTGACGATGGATCAGGACTACGTCGTGATCCGTGTGCGGGATACGGGACCGGGGATCCGCCCGGAGGATCAGGACCGCATCTTCGAGCCCTTCCAGCAACTGGATGGCTCGACCAAGAGGCCGCATGACGGCAGCGGTCTGGGGCTGAGCATCAGCAGACGGCTGGTGGAGCTGCACGGCGGGAAGATGTGGCTGGAGAGCGAGCCCGGGGTGGGGACCACGTTCTTCTTCTCCCTGCCATTGAGGCCAGATGAGCCCTCCAACGGCCGTGTGTTGTCAGGGGCAAAACGGTGGGTGAACCCATATGCGGCTCATGAGTCTCGCCTCCGGCGTTCGCAGGTGGAGTTGCCCAAGCCGAAGCCCCGGTTCCTGATCGTGGAGCGGGACCCGGTGCTCTCCCGACAGGCCCCCGTCCTCTTCGAGGGAGTGGATGTCGTCGCCGTGCGGGATCTGGAGGAGGCGGAGCGAGAGCTGGTGGAGGATCCGCCGGAAGTGCTTCTGATCAACGATGCCCGGGTAATGGAGACCCGGGGGTTGATCCGGCGATTGGTGGATCTGCCGGACCGCACGGTGGTCGTGAGTTGCTACATACCGGGGAAGATGGAGGCGTGCGAGCGTCTGAGCGTGGTCGACTATCTGGTCAAGCCGGTCACCCGGGCGGCTCTTCTGGCCGCGGCCGAGCGGGTGGCGCCCATGCGTGGCAGCATCCTGATCGTCGAGGACGACCAGACCATGGCGCGCCTGATCGCACGTCAGCTCGCCTCCGCCGGCCGGGGATATCGGACGTTGCGCGCCGGCGATGGGGCGAATGCGCTGGCGCTGATGCGGGAGCGCCAGCCGGATGCCGTGTTCCTGGATCTGGGGCTGCCCGACCGGGATGGCTATCAGGTCCTGGAGGAGAAGAACGCCGACCCTCGGATTCGACACATCCCGGTGGTGATCGTGTCCGCTCGTGATCCGTGGGGGGAACCCGTTGTGGCGAGTCGTCTGCGGGTCGAGCTGACCGGTGGATTGTCCGCTCGGGATATCCTCATGTGCGCGATGGGGCTCAGCCGTTCCCTCGCTCCGGCGTGGCCGTCACGCGCTCCAGAGCCTCCAGAAATGCCTGCTGGCTGA
- a CDS encoding MoxR family ATPase, with product MVGEIARAVRENVNRVIVGKEDVIDLLLVALFCEGHVLLEDVPGIGKTTLAKTLARSLGCTFQRIQFTPDLLPSDITGVSVFNQKTGEFEYRPGPIMAQIVLADEINRAGPRTQSALLEAMEERQVTVDGVTRPLPRPFLVLATQNPVELEGTFPLPEAQVDRFLLRVALGYPEREEERQILHRFQTDNPLDHIEPVVSAEQIQEAGRLCRQVYVHPALEDYLLDLVRASRTDPAITLGASPRGSLALHRTSQALAAIQGRDYVIPDDIKRLTIPVLAHRLILSPDARLRGRSAQEIIGELIERVPVPVEEIWQEQEETAS from the coding sequence ATGGTAGGAGAGATCGCCCGAGCTGTGCGGGAAAACGTCAACCGGGTGATCGTCGGCAAGGAAGATGTGATCGATTTGCTCCTGGTGGCGCTCTTCTGCGAGGGCCATGTGCTATTGGAGGACGTGCCCGGCATCGGGAAAACCACCCTGGCCAAGACCCTGGCTCGTTCGCTGGGATGCACCTTTCAGCGCATCCAGTTCACCCCCGACCTGCTCCCCTCCGACATCACCGGCGTAAGCGTTTTCAACCAGAAGACCGGTGAGTTCGAATACCGCCCGGGCCCCATCATGGCCCAGATCGTGCTGGCCGATGAGATCAACCGGGCCGGGCCGCGCACCCAGTCGGCGCTGCTGGAGGCCATGGAGGAACGCCAGGTAACGGTGGACGGCGTCACCCGCCCCCTGCCCCGCCCGTTCCTGGTGCTGGCCACCCAGAACCCCGTGGAGCTGGAGGGCACCTTCCCGTTGCCCGAGGCCCAGGTGGATCGATTCCTGCTGCGCGTGGCGCTGGGCTATCCGGAGCGAGAGGAGGAACGGCAGATCCTGCACCGTTTCCAGACGGACAACCCGCTGGATCACATCGAGCCGGTGGTATCGGCCGAACAGATCCAGGAGGCCGGCAGGTTATGTCGACAGGTCTACGTGCATCCCGCCCTGGAGGACTACCTGCTCGACCTGGTGCGCGCCTCCCGGACCGATCCCGCCATCACGCTGGGGGCAAGCCCGCGCGGCAGCCTGGCGCTCCATCGCACAAGCCAGGCGCTGGCCGCCATTCAGGGGCGCGACTACGTAATCCCCGATGACATCAAACGGCTGACGATCCCCGTATTGGCCCATCGATTGATCCTCAGCCCGGATGCCCGACTGCGCGGCCGATCGGCTCAGGAGATCATCGGCGAGTTGATCGAGCGCGTGCCCGTGCCGGTGGAGGAGATCTGGCAGGAGCAGGAGGAAACCGCCTCATGA